In the genome of Tropicibacter oceani, one region contains:
- the exbD gene encoding TonB system transport protein ExbD — MGARIGPEAGDDLAENADINITPFIDVMLVLLIIFMVAAPLSTVDIPVELPVAVADAPQRPSDPVFVTLKEDLSLAVGNAAATRDTLLMEIGIATRLNRDERLYIRADKSVPYGELIAVMNLLRAEGYLKVGLVGLDEAAAPPEPEAPK; from the coding sequence ATGGGCGCGCGCATCGGACCCGAGGCAGGCGATGATCTTGCCGAAAACGCGGACATCAACATCACCCCCTTCATCGACGTCATGCTGGTGCTGCTGATCATCTTCATGGTGGCTGCGCCGCTTTCGACCGTCGACATTCCCGTGGAACTGCCCGTGGCCGTGGCCGACGCTCCGCAGCGCCCCTCTGATCCGGTCTTTGTCACCCTCAAGGAAGACCTGTCGCTGGCCGTGGGCAATGCGGCTGCCACCCGCGACACGCTGCTCATGGAAATCGGCATCGCCACGCGGCTGAACCGCGATGAACGCCTGTATATCCGGGCCGACAAATCCGTGCCCTACGGCGAACTGATCGCCGTCATGAACCTGCTGCGCGCCGAAGGATACCTGAAGGTCGGCCTTGTCGGGCTGGACGAGGCCGCGGCGCCCCCCGAACCAGAGGCCCCGAAATGA